In the genome of Lathyrus oleraceus cultivar Zhongwan6 chromosome 4, CAAS_Psat_ZW6_1.0, whole genome shotgun sequence, the window GTTTCTggataaaaaaaaattataactaTTAAATACAAGTATAATATTGCTATTTTGAAACTTCAATAAAAATAAAGGAGTAGTTTCTTGAATGGTATCGTCTGTGTGTTTTTATATCAGGCTTGTcaaactcttttattttatatGTTGAGTAGATGATATAGCCTGTGCACCTGTCATGACTTTAGAGAGGAATGTAAAATTTACTATCAACAATTAAGGACTATTCTATTAAATCTCCAATAGGAAAGGCTTAAATGAGTAAAATACTCTCCACTGGATTGGAAATGCTCAAAATTTCTAATAATAACCTCTATTCTGAACTCATAGATTTAAGACTATAAACCACACCACTCAAAACCTCAAAATATAGTGGGAATACCCTATCTTATGATCTAAACCATCAATTACTCATTTAAGCCTTCTATCTTATGATCTAAACCATCAATTACCCATTTAAGCCTTCTATAATTGCGTAAGGATTTATTTACAAACATTCTGTCAACTCTAATTGGATTAGATCCAATGTACGTCCAATGGTAAACATCTACATCTCCAAAGACTCTATTCTTTGTATGTTCTCTTCTAATAACTTGGAGTTTGAGTCATCTACATCCCCAAAAATCTGAGCAATTTCCTCTGGTGTCTTTCCTTTTATCAAGCCATAAACTTTGCTCCATGTCAGCTTCTCCAGGCTCTCGATTTTCATGTAGCATGCACATGCTGTAAGATCAAGCAGCGTTTTAGGGTCAACTTTGACAAATCTATCATCCCTGTTCATTTGTTCATAATAGCTTCTGCGCTTCTTGCAGTATTCAACAACCATTATCAATATTTTGCTGCTCACTTTATGAACAGAAAAGTCATCAACCTTATCACCAACAGAAATGGTCTCAGTAATGTCCTCGAATCTTTTTGACATAAGGGCCACACCATAGTCAATTTCAAACACAGTCCCGTCAGAGCTTCTCAAGTTGATTTTTTTTGATAAATCTTGTTGACATAACTGCCATACCATAGTCTAGTTTAAAAAATTGGAATGAAAAAAATAACAGAATGCCTGAAATAGTCCTATATAAAAGCCTTTTAGATAACAGGTTCCAAATTTTGAGCCAAAGTATCCAAGTATAATGGTTAAGAAAAAGCACCAAATTTAAGAATTTGAACTAAATGAAATTTTTATAAAGACTCACAAGTCCGACCACATGTTTCAGAAGGAACCCATGCTACGTAATGCAATTTTAAATTTATCTAGTTTTACTGAAATCACCTCTGCCTTGTCCTTTTTTGTGCATTTGTAAAACTTTATGTAGAAATCCAATGTATTAATAACAAATGTATGATCAATCTTCTCTCCTGCAAGTTTCTGATCAATCTGGATATCAACAAATTAAAACAAAAGGGCTATTATTACAGGAAAAATTCAAATGACTAATTTGGATTGAAGATAATTTAATAACAACCATTCAACTAGACAATTCTTTTAGGGAATAAAACTACATAACTAAGATAGTGAAGCCATTTTTTCCAATGCATGTGTAAAAAGAATGTTTTGGATTATAGTGAGAAACATAAAGTAATGAAAAATAGAGAATACCACAGAAAATATAGCATCCATTATTTCTTTATTCATCTTTTCATATACCTAAGACAATTAAAATGAAGTAAACCCAGAGTTAaaaaaaagggggggggggggaaagGGAAATGCAAgataaataaattataaaaattattGATGCAACTCTTCTAAGAAATCTCAGCACCAACCCCATGGTTAAAGGATGAAAAGTTGATTTCTTCAAGAGAAGTAAGCCCATGTCTTCGAATATACTGGTCAAGATACTCAAAAATATATGAGAGGCGCCGGGTCATAACTTTGTAATTTGACCATCTTCTGAGTAGTTCTCTCAACAAAATGTCATCTTTCTTTTCTCGCAAAGATGGCAAAACCTTTTTAACAAGAAAATTGCATTAGTTTTAATCATGTTTATGTAATCCATCCACTGTCAATTCTTGACTTTCCATTCAATTGGTTGATACATGTGACCTTCACATTGAAGGACTGTCTAGCATCCCATACCAGATAGGTCACAGAAACATTTGATTGCTTTTTGTcaaatttaatttttcaaattatCACAAGTGTATAAAGGATCTTTGTTAGTGCTTCATTGGAGATTACAAGTTTACCAAGCTTATAATTAGAGGAAGAAAATAGTATAAGGCTATAGATTATCAAACCACAGTAATCGTATGTGAAATTTAGTTTCAAGTTtagttaagcaattaagagtaTGGTTCATGAATATGATGATATGATAGCCAAAATGACATTGTTACTCACTTTTGATACAATGTACTCTTCACATGTTTCCCTGTACTTGACATATAGTTCTCGGGCATAGTCACGAGGTATGATGTACTCTTGGATGCACAATTCGTAGACGGTCCTGCATTACAATTTAAGTGGAAAAATACTTGAGATTATAATTTAACACAAACCAAGCCAAGCACAAGGAGTGTCAAGGCTGAGCAAAACAAACCGGTTGAATCCACCAAGAACTTGCAATAATAAAAGTAATGAAAACTAACATCACAACCCCTAATCCCAGATACACTACCAACTTAATGCTAGAAAACAAACAAAATAGATTAACCCCACCATCCCTGTTAGAAAAAAGCTTAATTCTTGAACATCATCATGGCCAGACTAAAGCAGAAATCTTGAAAACCATAATTCTtaaacataaaaaaaattcaatGACCGAAAACATAATTGATGCGTACGAATATAGCTTGATGTGTTCGTCAAGAGTGAAGGTAGGCTCCAATCCTTCTAGAAATCTGTGGAGCTTGGTGATACCCTTCAGCAATGTCTCCCATCCTTCTTCAAAGCTAATAaacttctgatttctcattgATGTGTTGACAAGTTTCTGGTTGAAGAGGGAGAAAAGAGAAATGGTTTGGATGAGAGGTTTATTAGCTTTGTTGGAGTTAGTTATAGAAGTTAGTTATGACGGTTGAAAATGTTCTCCTATAAGAACATGACACGTGGATTATTCGTTTCATTGAAGAAAACAAGAGGTTCTGCATGGCGTTGAAGACTTTGTCTCACAAAATTCGATATCTCGTTGCGGGATTCTCTCAAACAGTTGGCAGGCGTAATGCATGTGTAGATGGATATGAGGGGAAGCGGTAACCACAGACCAAGCATGGAGGCTTCCGGCGAGGGCTGCAAACATGAAACTACAGAGGCTGACCCAAATGGTGGTGGTTTTGTTGGAGTGATTGAACCAACTATAGATTGGCCACTGAAAGCAAGATGAATTGGGAAAACAAGATGACCCATTAATCACTGTAATTCGAATACTCAAATAGATCAGTATATTCGAATGAAAATATTGAGAATAAAAGATACTCTAAATGAAATAGAAAGACAAGCATCAACGACACACTAACATATTAAGGATAAAAATAAATTCTTAATTTTAAATTTAGGAACTTTTGCAAATTACGGATTGtgattttatatatatatatatatatatatatatatatatatatatatatatatatatatatatatatatatatatatatatatatatatatatatatatatatatatatatatatatatatatatatatatatatatatatatatatatatatatatatatatatatatatatataaaagattaAAGATAATGCACTATTACACTGACATCCATtcaaaatattttatattgtcAAATCATAATAGTATTATAAAAATAAAAGTGTGATGTGGTGGGATATACGGGTCTCATTGGTTGacagtgtaaaaatattttacactgtcagtgcaTATTCCTCTCGAGAAAGTTTGAAGGAAATTCATGCATCAGAATCAGAGATGGTGATGGGGAGTCAACACTACATACAACAATGAAAATCCTCAATTGAAACTGTAAGGGGTTAGAGAGTCCCCGTGTAATTCGAGTCTTGTTGAGGCTCATACGTATTAAAAACCTCAATTCGGTATTTATTATGGAATTTATACTTAAAAGGGATGAGGTTCAATCTGTTAGATTTAAAAGTGGTATGAAATGTTGTCATAGTGTTTATTGCAGTGGAAATGAGAGGGATGGAGCCGGAGGTCTAATTTTGCTTAGGAAGGAAAAGATCTAGCTAAACATACTTTCTTACTCCTTAAATCTTATTGGAGGTCCTATGGTTAATGATTGCGACAATCAGGGGATTTTCAATGGTATTTATGGTTTTCCGGAGGAGCAAACAAGAGGAAAAATTGGTTGTTGATCCAGAAGTTGATTAGGAGAATTGGAGACAGAGTTATTTATTTCGAGAATTTAAACGATATGGTCTTAAACATGAGAAAAGTGGAGGAAACAATAGGACCTCTAACTAGTTTTCGTAGCAAAGTTAAACTTTGGACCTCAGTGGTTTAATTAATACGGGCTTTGAAGAGTATCATTTCACATGGTTCGAACGGTAGACAAGGAAGTAAGAATATTCAATCTCGATTGGATAGGAGTTTAGGCTCAAATAGTTTTATCAATAGGTTAGCCCCTGTTATGATGAGTCACCTTTCTCACTATGGGCCTCACCATGTTGTAGTTAGAATTTATATGGAAGTCAATTCAGTGAGAAAAGGTACGAAAAGGGTGCATGTGTTTAGTTTTAAAGAAGTGTGGAGTAGATATCCCATATGTGAAAATTTTGTGAATGAGTTGCGGAACATTCACAATACAAGATGCCATAACAAGCTTGCTGCAGTGAAAGGCTTGGAAGAGTTTTTTCAGGAATAAAAAATTGGGGTTGTCAATAAGGAACTAAGGAGAATTGAAGGCCTTCAGAAGGAGGAAGATAGATGGGAAAGCAGTGCAAATTCGATCAAAACCAACAAAGCACTTGAGAGTCAAGGTaataatcttcttcaaattaaGGAGGTTATATGGAGGCAAAATAGTAAGGCAATTTGGATTAAGCACGATGATAGAAACACAAAAAAATTCAATGGGAAAGTAGACCAAAGAAGGAAAACAAATGATATCCAAAATTTGAAAGACGATGATGGTTGCTGGTGGAGAGGAGAAAACAATTGTGAAAGACTCAATTTAGGATGGTTTACGGCGCGGGTGTGATGATACCTGTTGAAATCAACACACCGACATGGAGACGTTTGGCTTTTAATGAAAGCATCAACTCGGAAGGCTTGGACGTTTCAGAGGATTTGTAGGATGAAGTAAGGGAGACGGCTCATGTCAGAGAATTTGCAGCTAAAAAAATAATTTCTCAGAGCTTCAATATCAAAGTGAGACAAGGGGATTTCACAAGGGTGACTTAGTGTTAAAAAAAGTAATGGATCCCACGAAGAAATTAAAGTTGGCTCCGAATTGGGAGGGACCCTACCGTGTTCGTTAGAGGTTAAACAAAGACGCTTACAAGTTAGAGAGCTTAGAGGGAGTTGAAATACTCAGAACTTGGAATGTAACTAGTCTCAAATTTTATCTCAGTTAAACTATGTAATAAATATCGTGAATAAAAATTATGGGGATGCATTATTTTCCCTTGCAAATAGCAAGGGTTTTTAATGATGCGCCCATAATTGAGACAAATATCTTTGTAAAGCAAAACCTAGGACGTGATCTAGGAAAAAGTCCAAGCGCACTTGAAGTCTTTGGCATAATCGGCTTCGGTCGGGTAACGTTTAATGAAACCTCTGGCATAACTAAAGTCCAAGCGcacttgaagcctctggcataatcgaCTTTGGCCGGGTAACGTTTAATGAAACCTCTGGCCTAACTAAAGTACAAGCTcacttgaagcctctggcataattGGCTTTGGTCGGGTAACGTTTAATGAAACCTCTGGCTTAACTAAATTCAAAGCTCACTTGAATCCTCTAGCATAATCGGCTTCGGCCGAAATTTGTAAGAACAAAATATGTGGCCTCAAAAAATCCAATTAACTCGGGGCTTCCGACACATCGGCTGCAACTGGGTCATGCTTAGTAAGAACATTTGTATGTAAAACACGTAGAGCTCTGAATGTCGTCTAAAGCCAACACACCTATGAAGTGTAATGATGCAATCGATTTACCACCAACAAAGCATATGACTTATCTTAACCTCCCTGCCTCTGTGATCAGGGATAAGATAATTGCACCGACCTACAAGGTCGTCCCCAAATTCATAACTCAAGTAATAATAAGTGAAGTCAAAGGGAATACACATAAAAACAATAAACTAAACGTCATTACAAAGCCTTTAAAAGGCTTAATTGTTCAACAAAAAAGCAAAATACTATTCAGAGAAGATACAAGGTGCACATCACTATTGATGACCAACAAAAAGGTTAAAAATAAActcaaatttcatgttcatttGTATGAGCTTCTGATGTCGGGTTGTCATCCGTCAAGCCTATTGAGCCTTCTGCTTTGGGAGAAACATAATCCATATCGACTAGTTGACTGTCCACCACAGTCTTAAAGAAATCTATCTCGATATGTCTAAGTCAGGTGTGATGCATAGAGCTTGGGATTTGGCCATCTCAAAAGCTTCGTTGTCGGAAGAAAGCAAGTCCACATGTGCATCTTGAAGGGATTTCTTTTAAGTCTCATTGAGATTCCAAGATTTCTCTACTTCTTGAGTTAGACTAACATTAACAACTTCCAATTTCGAGCATCTAGTTACCATAGTTTCATTCTTCGTAGTCATTTCCAATAATTGAGATTCTGACAGCTCCTTCTGTTTCTTCATCTCAGAGAGTTGTTTGGTCAATTCCTCTACTTGAGTGGTCCGGGTTTTCAAGTCATCCCTTGACTGATTCAACTCTTTGTTAAGACGAATCTCGTTCTTCTCATGTGCATTACCCACTTCAAATAAACCTAGTCATAACGACACACCTCATCAAGTATGCCCCGAGGTTTTGGGTCAATTGTTGGGCACCAATAGACTTTACCTTTTCAACGTCCTCAGATGCATTTAGGTGATCATAAAGGAACCTCAATCTGTAAAAGTTATTGGATCAAAACTTAAACTCATAAGAGGGTTTGGCTTCTACTACCTGAATTTTGCATAAGAGTGGTAATCGTCAAGTCTGCTTGGCTGACATCATCACTCAACAAGGTTTTCATTTTCTTGGGAGAGGTGGGGTTTGGTTCCTCGGAAGCAGGGATAGGTATTGGTTGGGGGTCCGACGTGATGGAAGCCATTTTAGCAATGTCTGACTTCTTTCGTTTAAGGGCTCGGGTCTGAATGCCCGCAAGGTCACTCTTGGAAGCAGATTCATCCCCACGCCTTACTCTTGCCTCGGCCATCAGTTTCCTCTATTCTGAGAGTTTGAGGTTTGTCATTTGGGCTGAAATAAAAGTCAGGATCACTAAAAAGGATGATTAATGACATTATATTAGAATAATAAATAACATATGGACGATTACCCAAAAAATTAGAAATTTATTTGGGTTCATCAATCATTTGTAAAAGATCTTTGACTTTCACTATCCGAAAAGCATCCAAGATGCCCAAAGATCGAATTTCTAAGTTATTTAATTTGTCATAGTTAAAACCAAAAATAGTTAAAGGATTGTccgtgttggtgtaagccctagaggccaatacttttggtacttgtatcgaattatttattaataataaaaggctttttctttattatggttgattaataaagtccctggaataaatagtccgtttaatgtattaagtgtgacttaatcatgagaacacattaaacataaggacactattcttaaagtatccgtagtcgagctttagtgtgaagtgggataacattaaagcattaagactattatgtttgtagactgatgatcacatctcatggatcatggataaagagttatcaagtcttaaacataggtatgaatattaggagtaatatttataccggattgacccgctatgagaatactatatagaaagttatgcaaagtgtcataagttattctcatggtgataatggtgtataccactcttcgacctgaaaccactatggaccctagatgtagagtcgagtgctttattgctgatcaaacgttgtccgtaactggataactataaagacagttgatgggtactccacgaagcatgctgagggacatgagtgacctagatggaatttgcccatcctgcataacaagataaatgtctatgggcccaatattgaactggacaaggatgacacggtctatgccttgtgttcaatatagacataagggcaaaagggtaattatacacataagtattatcacagaaggttttgtcagatcacatgacattttcgtgtcttgggtagcagtgatgtgttgctagataccgctcactgtttattatgttaaatgcgtgatttaatataattgtcaacgtcacgaaaacctacagggtcacacacaaatgacggattgatgagagattgagtaactaaggaacaccgtaaggtacagtgcccttaagtgaattgtagaacatcgtaaggtacggtgtacttgagtagaatacgaaatatggtaaggtaccatgggcttaagtgattttgggcatattataagatatgagccaaaatacacttaagtgggccttttagcttgaagcccacacaagtggttctataaatagaacccttgtgcagaagcattcattgcggttgcattattttcgttttctctctctctctctctctcactcaaagccttcattcgtaccacCTAGCACTGAGACTGTAGTGTAAAACCCTTAAAAAAGATATAGTGGTAACGGTCAAGAAGTTGTAAACAATGGGTAAATGATGAAGTGTGAGTTCCCATAAAAGTAATCATGAAGAGAGAGAAAACTTATCATCATTAAGTAGCTAGATAATAAAGCCGAGTATTGCATCATAGAAAGGTCTAAGAATTTTTTTGAGGGAAAGGTAATTTTTGGGCTACTTTTGTTTGAACACTTAAATCTTTTAGATCTCATGCTCGGGGGACTTATGTACATCCCGAAAAATTAGTCGAGGGGCTTATATACATCCCGAAAAATTAGTTGACCAACCGAGGTATGAGACGGGTGAAGTCTACTTAAGCACATAAGCTCTTTGAGGCCGGGTTGACAAGATGACTGAGTATGAATAGAGTTAAGAGGTCGAATAATGGGGTTGTCGTCCATCAATTAAAATCTGACTAGGGCATCATATCTTCTACTTGGAAACTAGATAGGATATTCGAAGCCGACTTCTCATAAGCCGAGAATGATCCAGCGATAACAAAACGGATCCGATAGCAAGGCACGAACACCGTGTGAAAAGTCACTATAGACGATTACAATATGATACATTATGGCAAGGAGTTGTAACTATAAGGGACAGCAGACGTTATTGACAGGAAAATTGATGAAGGATTTAGATAGTCAGGCAAGGGGAGAATGAGACTTATACATAGAAGAATATTCGGAGGATATAAGATAAACTAAAAACGCGACTATCAGACATAACAAACACTCCAACCATTTATTTTAAGCTCTCATTGACCTAAAATAAAGAAATCAATCTTTTAgtgtttttttaaaaaaaacaccCGTGACTTTATAATTCCTCTGCATTCAATTTGTGTTAGTGTTTCATCATTTTATAGATAAGCTTAGTAGTGGTCAATGTTCAATAAAACATGTAACAACTATTTATAGGTTTTGAAAGGATCTTAATCCCTACCATGcactacgccaaacaagaccttagacagcgctttttttagccttagacagcgctttaaagcgctgtctaaacctccgctgctaaaggtttagacagcgctttttgaaatcttaaaagcgctgtctaagcccccccccttagacagcgctttggcctaaagcgctttctaagaccctcctattttaatttttttaggtataccttagacagcgcttttggcaaaagcgctgtctaaggtatacctaaaaaaattaaaataggggggcttagacagcgctttttgaaaagcgctgtctaagcccccctattttaatttttttaggtataccttagacagcgctttaggcaaaagcgctgtctaaggggggggcttagacagcgcttttcaaaaagcgctgtctaagccccccccttagacagcgcttttgcctaaagcgctttctaagcccccccttagacagcgctttttccaaaagcgctgtctaatgtatacgaaaatttttgtagcttttgttttaaaccacattttttccaggtttataaaccagaatttctacctgttttcaaccagattttgacagacagaatcacattttatacatgccattttggccttttttctaccaatttttggctaacaaatatatatataccaattcaaaccaattttgccttaaatgtatcaaaatatatacaaatttatgtacacatttacaagtcattaccTATACTCgaaatttatgtacacatttacaagtcattacatatattACAAATATACTACaaaattacacaaatttatgaaaaaactttgagctctatcatgaattgacaccactcctctttgatttcgtccacttgatcctttgtataaaatgcacacttgaattcctcaaagtactacatatgaagcaaaaaatattttgaattaattccaactatttaattatatgagatatgtgtaaatataaaattaactcataagttagtaatacatacatcggtgggaatcactaatcggcccaaagcaagagtatcccgcataaacctcaacacgaaatacccgcaatctatttgattacgttgttgaggacactacatgaaaaaaaaatatggattataaatcctaagttttatcaagtgtcatcactaatataataaaaaatgtggtaattaaaaatataccgccactttaatccatgtaatgcggttggcgcccctccttgaggtttggatatctcgttgggcccgaaaagcttgtaggatgctaataaaataaaaatgaagcaattagaacaattaacataaactaagaaaaattttgaacattctcacttacgtgtcaattaggcgcttcatatccgggtatgttgtccaatcatttcctaacgagtcaagataatacacaatttctcggataggattgattgcgagcaacaaccaatgtccactgtaatgattaggcaaatgttagatggtaacttggaaaataattataaaatatgaatttagaatgaaatgctaacccggtattaaacggtataaaaaacaacttctccgcatttttattgtcattgaggatccgaagaacgtactccgtcacggaATCCGGGTTATTTAAGATTGCACCTAAGTTGATGCTCGCtggtgctaagaatccgaatgactggtccaaatcattggggcgcatcattttgtcatacaaaaacctaatataaaaacatcattaacacctcttttgaaacataaagtaaaccggattaacataaagtaaaccgaattaataaaacaaagtagaccggatttacctaatatatgtattgacaacgttgacgccgatttcttcatgaccaactacttgcatgaagtcttcattaccaatcatttggtcgtgaGCAAAGTCGAAAATCCCTTCCTAgtgggaatttcattccttactagtgcaccgatgaaactagttaaggtatgcccattaggttctataagttgtccctggttgttccaagagacatctagtatgatgcctcgagatcttccttggaccacccttcgcattactgtgatgcctcttcggatttcttcttccgcggatactttactaacttcctcatgttggtcatcagccatgtctaacctgtaataaaccaaggaaaccatcaaatatcaaatataacttataatcaaaacaattgaaaacaaaaaaataaagaaatcatgcattatcagatataacttataatcaaagcaattgaatacaaaaatataatgaaatcatgcattaccacatataacttataatcaaaacaaatgaaaaaaaaacataaagaaaccatggataatttacctaagtcactaacatctctttcttttctttgttggaatattaatcacttgtttcttagcaatgcgtacggatgaattgatccaaattccctcattatgatcgtttcttatatatgactcatccggtataagatcctcaacttcatcatttctattcaactcattccgtctaat includes:
- the LOC127135098 gene encoding putative cullin-like protein 2 isoform X1, translating into MRNQKFISFEEGWETLLKGITKLHRFLEGLEPTFTLDEHIKLYSTVYELCIQEYIIPRDYARELYVKYRETCEEYIVSKVLPSLREKKDDILLRELLRRWSNYKVMTRRLSYIFEYLDQYIRRHGLTSLEEINFSSFNHGIDQKLAGEKIDHTFVINTLDFYIKFYKCTKKDKAELCQQDLSKKINLRSSDGTVFEIDYGVALMSKRFEDITETISVGDKVDDFSVHKVSSKILIMVVEYCKKRRSYYEQMNRDDRFVKVDPKTLLDLTACACYMKIESLEKLTWSKVYGLIKGKTPEEIAQIFGDVDDSNSKLLEENIQRIESLEM
- the LOC127135098 gene encoding uncharacterized protein LOC127135098 isoform X2; amino-acid sequence: MRNQKFISFEEGWETLLKGITKLHRFLEGLEPTFTLDEHIKLYSTVYELCIQEYIIPRDYARELYVKYRETCEEYIVSKIDQKLAGEKIDHTFVINTLDFYIKFYKCTKKDKAELCQQDLSKKINLRSSDGTVFEIDYGVALMSKRFEDITETISVGDKVDDFSVHKVSSKILIMVVEYCKKRRSYYEQMNRDDRFVKVDPKTLLDLTACACYMKIESLEKLTWSKVYGLIKGKTPEEIAQIFGDVDDSNSKLLEENIQRIESLEM